Proteins encoded together in one Plasmodium brasilianum strain Bolivian I chromosome 4, whole genome shotgun sequence window:
- a CDS encoding hypothetical protein (conserved Plasmodium protein) produces MNRKTRTHNNYKNKNSNDDKVDYKTDSAKYGRSSRKCSRSDEEDKRKEHNYAKSGSSSGGRRSGSSSVGRRSGSSSGGRRSRSSSGGRRSRSSSGGRRSRSSSGGRRSRSSSGGRRSRSSSGGRRSGSCSNGSISGRGYTNQSSTEGNGKYGMKYKYKEEHNYNKYNNDNRYSYMNDVGDKVNTKKSSDNKHMRRGTKVSTNNSDDYNKFSRGQNHDQVYNNNSNNNNSNNNNSNNNNSNNNNSNNNSNNNSNNSNSNSNNNNNTSSNLYSGYENNNGMHNNYNSNVEDNNAYNSNANFEGKVNGEFAVSHGERQQDPFGNDPYEEMGKNNINYGGNYSNNYNGYDNYSRDYRNDNPNTTRGGICYTNSFNGIYMNSYDNNDRHDYYDDCDYRYGYYHPYEPSAPMGNDLNAVDVNNKNSGEKANDGVDGSFNGSHINVNDEIHDLNEEEKCCLEDLLRRCEESRKDSSNSMNEWMLKRCDRLNNCKYISCYFYNKILKCVIFKNKLNLIFAYHELLRHLTLHSKKEELAEFKIYMNPIIQDAYTCAYYKDQNAINVLLQMVYKWKELQINNFQETKILLNIFHYDSTGSSIAMNNTGFNKNMMHPSSNLDNKNKNRDYYLNIGTNGPNKYLSNSSFHGKHHFHNKNFQSRDIPPPPPTAPPVGPPAGQHSGPPASFHSVHASSGAPPPPPAVPSSDFSKPPYLYDKYNKNEMGEYKQNYITNVVVEKDTSKNVEDITVGFLATLLKFISKKGKKLQNPLVPYTPIEISYTYQTPPSTTTSEKLNEKINDFYDELQHIINDTDVDSSDMSDTNDKMNAYENYKKLKKMKRMEKLKNMEKMKSGQGKMGNIKKNWGKEKIGKADEVVVMGELMKSEEKGKLGNEENNYHLADDEKEEQNYSSDDTNTTFSSIELLDNSMIELINDSNDKLRKNKKSKNVNFSQIAIENAQNWNEDSTPMVPNFEFYSLADMAEPNEQDVFEKYRRNKAYVYHEAIAQKFYDIKGKEI; encoded by the coding sequence ATGAATCGAAAGACGCGAACGCAcaataattacaaaaataaaaattcgaATGATGATAAAGTGGATTATAAGACAGATAGTGCAAAGTACGGGAGGAGCAGCAGAAAATGCAGCAGAAGCGACGAAGAGGACAAACGGAAAGAGCATAATTACGCTAAAAGTGGAAGCAGCAGTGGTGGTAGAAGAAGTGGAAGCAGCAGTGTAGGTAGAAGAAGTGGAAGCAGCAGTGGAGGTAGAAGAAGTAGAAGCAGCAGTGGAGGTAGAAGAAGTAGAAGCAGCAGTGGAGGTAGAAGAAGTAGAAGCAGCAGTGGAGGTAGAAGAAGTAGAAGCAGCAGTGGAGGTAGAAGAAGTAGAAGCAGCAGTGGAGGTAGAAGAAGTGGAAGCTGCAGTAATGGAAGCATAAGTGGCAGGGGTTATACCAACCAAAGTAGCACTGAAGGGAATGGTAAGTACGGTatgaaatacaaatataaggaagaacataattataataaatataacaacgATAACAGATACAGTTATATGAATGATGTAGGTGACAAAgtgaatacaaaaaaaagtagtgACAATAAACATATGAGAAGAGGTACTAAGGTAAGTACTAATAATTCGGATGATTATAACAAATTCAGTAGAGGTCAAAACCACGACCAggtgtataataataatagtaataataataatagtaataataataatagtaataataataatagtaataataataatagtaataataatagtaataataatagtaacaatagtaatagtaatagtaataataataataatactagtAGCAACTTGTACAGCGggtatgaaaataataatgggATGCATAATAACTATAACAGTAATGTGGAGGATAATAATGCATATAACAGCAATGCAAATTTCGAAGGAAAGGTGAACGGCGAATTTGCTGTGAGTCATGGGGAAAGACAGCAAGACCCATTTGGGAACGATCCGTACGAGGAGATGGGCAAGAATAATATCAACTACGGAGGAAACTACAGCAATAACTACAACGGCTACGACAACTACAGTAGGGATTATAGGAATGATAACCCAAACACAACTCGTGGTGGTATCTGTTATACTAATAGTTTTAATggcatatatatgaacagttATGATAACAATGACAGACATGACTATTATGATGATTGTGACTACCGATATGGCTACTACCACCCCTATGAGCCGAGCGCACCGATGGGAAACGATTTAAATGCTGTAGACGTTAACAACAAGAATTCGGGGGAAAAGGCTAATGATGGCGTTGATGGATCGTTTAATGGTTCTCACATAAATGTGAATGACGAGATACACGATTTGAATGAAGAGGAAAAATGTTGCTTGGAGGATTTACTAAGAAGGTGTGAAGAATCAAGGAAAGACAGCTCGAACAGTATGAATGAGTGGATGTTAAAGAGATGTGATAGATTAAATaattgcaaatatatatcttgctatttttataataagatATTAAAGTgtgtaatatttaaaaataaattaaatttaatttttgcataTCATGAATTGTTAAGACATCTTACCTTACATAGTAAGAAAGAAGAATTAGcagaatttaaaatatatatgaacccGATAATACAAGATGCATATACCTGTGCTTATTATAAAGATCAGAACGCGATAAATGTATTACTACAGATGGTATATAAGTGGAAAGAattacaaattaataattttcaagAAACGAAAATACtgttaaatattttccattACGATAGTACTGGTAGTAGTATTGCTATGAATAATACaggatttaataaaaatatgatgcATCCTAGTAGTAATttagataataaaaacaaaaataggGACTATTATCTAAACATTGGTACTAATGGAcctaataaatatttatcgAATTCCTCTTTTCATGGTAAACATCATTTTCACAATAAGAATTTTCAAAGTAGAGATATCCCCCCGCCTCCTCCCACCGCACCTCCTGTTGGTCCACCTGCTGGACAGCATTCCGGACCTCCTGCTTCTTTTCATAGTGTTCATGCGTCAAGTGGTGCTCCCCCTCCCCCTCCTGCTGTTCCGTCGAGCGATTTTTCAAAACCACCCTACTTGTacgataaatataataaaaatgagatGGGTGAATACAAACAGAATTATATTACCAATGTTGTAGTGGAAAAGGATACGAGTAAAAATGTGGAAGACATTACAGTTGGCTTTTTAGCTACATTGCTAAAGTTCATTTCGAAAAAGGGAAAGAAATTGCAAAATCCACTTGTTCCATATACACCTATAGAAATTTCTTATACGTATCAAACACCTCCATCTACTACTACATCCGAGAAATTGAATGAAAAGATAAATGATTTTTACGATGAATTACAGCATATTATAAATGACACAGATGTAGATAGTAGTGATATGTCTGATACAAATGATAAGATGAATGCGTATGAAAATTACAAGAAATTGAAGAAGATGAAAAGgatggaaaaattaaaaaatatggaaaagaTGAAGAGCGGGCAAGGTAAGATGGGAAACATCAAGAAGAATTggggaaaggaaaaaattggaaaagcAGATGAAGTAGTAGTAATGGGTGAATTAATGAAAAGTGaagaaaagggaaaattGGGGAACGAAGAGAATAACTATCACTTAGCTGATGACGAAAAGGAAGAACAGAATTACTCAAGTGATGATACGAACACGACTTTTTCTTCTATCGAATTGCTTGATAATTCAATGATTGAACTTATAAATGACAGTAATGATAAGttaaggaaaaacaaaaaaagcaAGAATGTTAATTTCAGTCAAATAGCTATCGAAAATGCACAGAACTGGAATGAGGACAGTACCCCGATGGTACCgaattttgaattttattcATTGGCTGATATGGCCGAGCCGAATGAACAGGATGTTTTTGAAAAGTATAGAAGAAATAAAGCCTACGTATACCACGAGGCCATAGCCCAAAAGTTCTACGATATAAAAGGTAAGGAGATCTAA
- a CDS encoding hypothetical protein (conserved Plasmodium protein), with amino-acid sequence MDESYCSDAPSTQRVKKSNGTGDMTNYLNSKRVSSSISEKVNGFHNNNPRIDKHYEKRKMKKHGNIQESNNVVEMPNISNKKGEKGKKYSNDLRNHISDKENIKKSKANKTKDNNYNIPDDNNPNSISKSNNRGAQTRTKSNETSDSITNSVVNRDHMTTFDKPSNMVRSSNTNSNKGGKVVNGNTVNADNAANVVNASNGVNAANTANPANIANTANTANTAYTANAANAANRERGKRVSSSKCEHTVGNSYDRKPPEVVPDCRHNEELKNEEKLFENDDESCQENSCLPYLNGKGEDAGEMKINKEKKILNNFQNSFTRSDSTNSNLLKISQKSEEWEDSKKWSFSLLFTSIKSMVVQNYIYVAKKCGTPNQPNKPGPVLAISIEKEKQCESNNIIVQTPRAYEKYTLTGKLIQHKSLYPCTITCMIYGSIGGIGKVVILGEQNGFVLIYKIEKFECILKLNTKECLKHYFANSTTFRKTMSNNMDIKGRIKNLYNTKSDENINRLNKFMHDLPNSKWDDIYNDEDHNNNRDLSYQISSISVKSTFANFIHWVIAGNMKGQIFVWEVPSGSIIKIIINPHHMFCDIKNGRSSSNEDYSSSIDSCSYREGGKSKGQNKARKKDKVKEKEKHEYKVDHKDKVDGKYKVDHKDKVDRKDKVDRKDKVDRKDKKEEEEMEKDSSYTSNADNEEDDKGTVDDLTEEENSSDEYSSQNYLIDSDEYQSEDCGRKNFKKKEENGMKENGQKKTKKLKELKKSKKSTRTKHEQEKMKASNTSYVSAILAVTHKYELWVAFGNGYIAVYDLYDFQLLLYTCISKSPIMDVIYSKMLDDVFLLIGNNYIAVWDTKTLKQIKKIATSQITKNSSLSTLYLLEPPNSWINKKIVLIAGCNDGSLCVTNITKKMDGDLTFSYVKTYDKRFEPYVPVTYIYIEPSINAAFVGDASGMVFTLPKILSTIKYDHVSNHKEMIRK; translated from the exons ATGGATGAGTCGTATTGTTCTGACGCACCTAGCACGCAAAGAGTAAAGAAGTCAAACGGGACAGGCGATATGactaattatttaaattcaaAGAGAGTTAGCTCAAGCATATCAGAAAAGGTAAATggttttcataataataatcctCGAATAGATAAacattatgaaaaaagaaagatgaAAAAGCATGGCAATATACAGGAGTCCAACAATGTAGTAGAAATGCCAAACATAAGCAAtaaaaagggggaaaaaggaaaaaaatattccaatGATTTAAGAAATCATATAAGTGATAaagagaatataaaaaagagcaaagcgaataaaacaaaagacaataattataatattcccGATGACAACAACCCAAATAGCATTAGTAAAAGTAACAACAGGGGTGCTCAAACTCGTACGAAGAGTAATGAAACCAGTGATAGTATAACCAACAGTGTAGTCAATCGGGATCACATGACCACGTTCGACAAGCCTAGCAATATGGTCAGAAGTAGCAATACCAATTCAAATAAAGGAGGTAAAGTTGTCAACGGGAACACCGTAAATGCCGATAATGCGGCAAATGTTGTTAATGCTTCTAACGGCGTAAATGCCGCGAATACTGCGAATCCTGCGAATATTGCGAATACTGCGAATACTGCGAATACTGCTTATACCGCTAACGCTGCTAACGCTGCTAACCGTGAGAGGGGGAAAAGAGTTAGCAGCAGCAAATGTGAACACACAGTGGGAAACAGCTACGATAGGAAACCCCCCGAAGTGGTACCAGATTGCAGGCACAATGAAGAGcttaaaaatgaagaaaaattatttgaaaatgatGACGAAAGTTGTCAGGAAAATAGCTGCTTGCCATACTTGAATGGAAAAGGTGAGGATGCAGgagaaatgaaaataaataaagaaaaaaaaattttaaataattttcaaaattcaTTTACAAGATCAGATAGCACAAATAGtaatttacttaaaataAGTCAGAAGAGCGAAGAATGGGAAGATTCCAAAAAATGGAgcttttctcttctttttacAAGTATAAAATCTATGGTtgtacaaaattatatttatgtagcTAAAAAATGCGGAACACCCAACCAGCCAAATAAACCTGGTCCCGTTTTGGCTATAAgtatagaaaaagaaaaacaatgtgaatcaaataatataatagttCAAACCCCACGTGCctatgaaaaatatacgCTGACTGGAAAACTGATTCAACATAAAAGTTTATATCCATGTACAATTACTTGTATGATATATGGTAGTATAGGTGGTATAGGCAAAGTAGTTATCTTAGGAGAACAAAATGGTTTTGtcttaatttataaaattgaaaaatttgaatgcatattaaaattaaatacgaAGGAGTGCCTTAAGCATTATTTTGCTAATTCAACTACATTTAGAAAAACCATGAGTAATAATATGGACATAAAAGGTaggataaaaaatttgtataatacCAAGAGTGACGAAAATATAAATCGCCTGAACAAGTTCATGCATGATTTGCCGAACAGTAAATGggatgatatatataatgatgaagatcataataataacagaGATTTGTCCTATCAAATTTCAAGTATTTCTGTTAAGTCTACTTTTGCTAATTTTATTCATTGGGTTATCGCTGGTAATATGAAAGGACAAATATTCGTATGGGAGGTCCCAAGTGGCAgtatcataaaaattattattaatccGCACCATATGTTTTGCGATATTAAAAACGGTAGAAGTTCCTCGAACGAGGACTACTCTAGTTCAATCGACAGCTGCAGTTACAGGGAAGGGGGGAAGAGTAAGGGGCAGAATAAAGcgagaaaaaaagataaagttAAAGAGAAGGAAAAACATGAATATAAGGTTGACCATAAAGACAAGGTTGATGGTAAATATAAAGTTGACCATAAAGACAAGGTTGACCGTAAAGACAAGGTTGACCGTAAAGACAAGGTTGACCGTAAAGACAAG aaagaagaggaagaaatgGAAAAGGACTCGAGTTATACTAGTAATGCAGACAACGAAGAAGACGATAAAGGGACAGTGGATGACCTTACTGAGGAGGAAAACTCAAGCGACGAGTACTCTTCTCAGAATTATTTAATCGATTCAGATGAATACCAATCCGAAGATTGTGGTAGAAAGAACttcaaaaagaaagaagagaatggaatgaaagaaaatggtcaaaagaaaacaaaaaaattaaaagaattaaaaaaatcaaaaaaatcaACAAGAACCAAACATGaacaggaaaaaatgaaagcaTCAAATACGTCATACGTATCAGCAATACTAGCAGTTACACACAAATATGAATTATGGGTAGCATTCGGTAATGGTTATATAGCAGTGTATGACTTGTATGATTTTCAACTACTTctttatacatgtatttcaAAAAGTCCAATAATGGATGTAATATATTCTAAAATGTTAGAtgatgtttttttattaattggCAATAATTACATAGCTGTATGGGACACGAAAacattaaaacaaattaaaaaaatagctaCTTCACAAATTACAAAAAACTCTTCATTATCTACTCTTTATCTGTTAGAACCTCCAAATTCTTGGATTAACAAAAAGATAGTTCTTATAGCTGGGTGTAATGATGGATCTCTATGTGTAACAAATATAACTAAAAAGATGGATGGTGATTTAACCTTTTCCTATGTTAAAACTTATGATAAACGTTTTGAACCATATGTACCAGTtacctacatatatatagagcCTAGTATTAACGCAGCCTTTGTCGGTGATGCTAGTGGTATGGTTTTCACTCTGCCCAAAATTCTAAGCACCATAAAATATGACCATGTTTCTAA CCATAAAGAAATGATAAGAAAATGA
- a CDS encoding hypothetical protein (conserved Plasmodium protein), with amino-acid sequence MMKLRYLDSKGALYSNGIIYEQNEDLWKRTNNPNYNLVKNYSELQDLLSKEEAQFELVKKEVHLLQKQKDLLQWHICNNIKKLSMKRSEKKFKEETRSKLETKLKLLKDKTKINKFEHDTLEEEVNKFEEALEKQMDIKSNTEMKFTEWLNKKDEYLKDITQERISAFKERKKRQNQLRKLLMVTKQENNKNFNIDYLQKCEINLINEIKNYRNYKTFETKRAKDLINELSFNGFRVS; translated from the coding sequence ATGATGAAGCTACGGTACCTCGATTCAAAAGGAGCACTTTATTCTAATGgcataatatatgaacaaaatgagGATTTGTGGAAAAGGACTAATAATCCTAATTACaatttagtaaaaaattatagcgAATTACAAGACTTACTAAGCAAAGAAGAAGCACAATTTGAACtcgtaaaaaaagaagtgcATTTATTGCAAAAACAGAAAGATTTATTACAGTGGcatatttgtaataatataaaaaagttaagtaTGAAAAGAAGCGAAAAGAAATTTAAGGAAGAAACAAGAAGCAAATTAGagacaaaattaaaattactaAAAGACAagacaaaaattaataaatttgaaCATGATACACTAGAAGAAGAGGTTAATAAATTTGAAGAAGCATTAGAAAAACAAATGGATATAAAGAGTAATACAGAAATGAAATTTACTGAATGgttgaataaaaaagatgAGTACTTGAAAGATATAACTCAAGAGAGGATTAGCGCATttaaagaaaggaaaaaaagacaaaatcaattgagaaaattattaatggTTACAAAACAAGAGaacaacaaaaattttaatatcgATTACCTGCAGAAATGTGAAATTAACCTAATAAATGagattaaaaattatagaaattaTAAGACGTTCGAGACGAAAAGGGCAAAGGATTTAATTAACGAGCTTTCGTTCAATGGTTTTCGCGTCTCTTAG